Proteins from a single region of Verrucosispora sp. NA02020:
- a CDS encoding DivIVA domain-containing protein: MPLTPADVHNVAFKKPPIGKRGYDEEEVDAFLDEVERELARLIEENNELRAQVERGGRGGAPAGPGGDARLAAELNDVKAQLDRVQRDKAAAEQAARAMQAELEQTRSAGGAVPGGDGEQQALRVLMMAQRTADDHVSDARREADQLLSEARSKAEEVTREARAKADALERDARQRHQEAMGGLDAKRTALQKHIEELKQFEREYRTRLKAYLESQLRDLDGRGQGLEAEMTRGDGTRAAGNGLAAAGLAGSYGGGRSGALEAGR; encoded by the coding sequence ATGCCGCTGACCCCGGCCGACGTCCATAACGTCGCCTTCAAGAAGCCGCCGATCGGCAAGCGGGGCTACGACGAGGAGGAGGTCGACGCCTTCCTGGACGAGGTCGAGCGCGAACTCGCCCGTCTGATCGAAGAGAACAACGAGCTGCGCGCCCAGGTGGAGCGCGGCGGTCGGGGCGGTGCCCCGGCCGGCCCCGGTGGCGATGCCCGCCTCGCCGCCGAGCTCAACGACGTCAAGGCGCAGCTCGACCGCGTGCAGCGGGACAAGGCCGCCGCCGAGCAGGCCGCCCGCGCGATGCAGGCCGAGCTGGAGCAGACCCGCTCCGCCGGTGGTGCGGTGCCGGGTGGCGACGGCGAGCAGCAGGCGCTGCGGGTGCTGATGATGGCCCAGCGCACGGCGGACGACCACGTCTCCGACGCGCGCCGCGAGGCCGACCAGCTGCTCTCCGAGGCCCGTTCCAAGGCCGAGGAGGTCACCCGTGAGGCGCGGGCCAAGGCCGACGCGCTGGAGCGGGACGCCCGCCAGCGGCACCAGGAGGCCATGGGCGGCCTGGACGCCAAGCGCACCGCGCTGCAGAAGCACATCGAGGAGCTCAAGCAGTTCGAGCGCGAGTACCGCACCCGGCTCAAGGCGTACCTGGAGAGCCAGCTGCGTGACCTCGACGGTCGTGGGCAGGGCCTGGAGGCCGAGATGACCCGTGGGGACGGCACCCGGGCCGCCGGCAACGGCCTGGCCGCCGCCGGGCTCGCCGGTTCCTACGGCGGCGGTCGCTCCGGCGCTCTCGAGGCCGGTCGCTGA
- a CDS encoding YggT family protein — MLSILLQVLYLITYVFLIVLLARFVLSAVLQYGRRWQPGRGASAGLESVWSVTDPPLWALRRVIPPLRIGTVSIDLASLVLLVILFVLMRFVLEPAIIRTA, encoded by the coding sequence GTGTTGTCGATCTTGCTACAGGTTCTCTACCTGATCACGTATGTCTTTCTGATCGTTCTTTTGGCCCGTTTCGTGTTGAGCGCCGTCCTGCAGTACGGGCGGCGTTGGCAACCTGGTCGCGGAGCATCGGCCGGACTTGAATCCGTGTGGAGCGTCACTGATCCCCCGCTCTGGGCGTTGAGGCGTGTGATCCCTCCGCTGCGAATTGGTACCGTGAGCATCGACCTGGCCTCCCTTGTGCTCCTGGTTATCCTGTTCGTGCTGATGAGGTTTGTGTTAGAGCCGGCGATCATCAGGACCGCCTGA
- a CDS encoding cell division protein SepF encodes MGALRKAGVWLGLVEEDEERAYDDGGYDKGGYRESRYRQSRYAEEFADDDDDEVEEAPAPRPRLGDRGRLSERAGGRLGDSERLESERPERAERSSVRSITRASAESSGANAYHTRDNLALAPQVQPRERVMPEEEQRYQITTLHPTTYREARTIGEHFRDGVPVIINLTEMDEADARRLVDFAAGLAFGLRGTIERVTNRVFLLSPANVQVTAEDKAKIAEGGFFSLS; translated from the coding sequence ATGGGTGCACTGCGCAAGGCGGGGGTCTGGCTCGGACTGGTCGAAGAGGACGAGGAGCGGGCCTACGACGACGGTGGTTACGACAAGGGTGGCTATCGCGAGTCGCGGTACCGGCAGAGCCGGTACGCCGAGGAGTTCGCCGACGATGACGACGACGAGGTGGAGGAGGCGCCCGCGCCCCGGCCGCGACTCGGCGACCGGGGGCGGTTGAGCGAGCGTGCCGGAGGTCGCCTCGGTGACTCCGAGCGGCTGGAGTCGGAGCGGCCGGAGCGGGCCGAGCGGTCCAGCGTGCGGTCGATCACCCGGGCGTCCGCCGAGTCGTCCGGCGCGAACGCGTACCACACCCGGGACAACCTGGCTCTGGCGCCGCAGGTGCAGCCGCGTGAGCGGGTGATGCCCGAGGAGGAACAGCGCTACCAGATCACCACGCTGCACCCGACCACCTACCGGGAGGCGCGGACGATCGGCGAGCACTTCCGGGACGGCGTACCTGTGATCATCAACCTCACCGAGATGGACGAGGCGGATGCCCGCCGTCTGGTGGACTTCGCCGCCGGGTTGGCGTTCGGGCTGCGCGGTACGATCGAGCGCGTGACCAACCGGGTGTTCCTACTCTCGCCGGCCAACGTCCAGGTCACCGCGGAGGACAAGGCCAAGATCGCTGAGGGTGGGTTCTTCAGCCTGAGTTGA
- a CDS encoding YggS family pyridoxal phosphate-dependent enzyme: MTDSPALVRPDRRAELAAGLARVRARIADACAASGRDRADVTMIAVTKTYPAADVVALAGLGVTDVGENRDQEAAPKAAEVAAAGAAPRWHFVGRLQRNKVKSVLRYADMVQSVDSVRLASTVAAAAAGRDRPLEVLVQVSIDGDPSRGGAVPSSADPDLGLGPVTEAVAAADGLRLSGLMAVAPLGWEPERAFARLADLAAEVRATHPGATVLSAGMSGDLEAAIGHGATHVRVGSALLGMRPTLR, translated from the coding sequence ATGACCGACAGCCCCGCACTGGTGCGGCCCGACCGGCGCGCCGAGCTCGCCGCCGGGCTGGCCCGGGTACGCGCCCGCATCGCCGACGCGTGCGCAGCCTCGGGCCGGGACCGGGCCGACGTGACGATGATCGCGGTGACCAAGACGTACCCGGCCGCCGACGTGGTCGCGCTGGCCGGGCTCGGCGTGACAGACGTGGGCGAGAACCGCGACCAGGAGGCGGCCCCAAAAGCCGCCGAGGTCGCCGCGGCCGGCGCCGCGCCCCGCTGGCACTTCGTCGGTCGGCTGCAACGCAACAAGGTCAAGTCGGTGCTGCGGTACGCCGACATGGTCCAGTCCGTCGACAGCGTACGGCTGGCGTCCACGGTGGCCGCCGCAGCCGCCGGACGGGACCGGCCGTTGGAGGTGTTGGTGCAGGTCAGCATCGACGGCGACCCGTCCAGGGGCGGTGCGGTGCCCTCCTCGGCCGACCCGGACCTCGGGCTCGGCCCGGTCACCGAGGCGGTGGCCGCCGCCGATGGTCTGCGGCTGTCCGGGCTGATGGCGGTGGCGCCGCTGGGCTGGGAGCCGGAGCGGGCGTTCGCCCGGCTGGCCGACCTCGCCGCGGAGGTGCGCGCCACACATCCGGGTGCCACGGTGCTCTCGGCGGGCATGAGCGGCGACCTGGAGGCGGCGATCGGCCACGGCGCGACACATGTCCGCGTCGGGAGCGCGTTGCTCGGAATGCGTCCCACGCTGCGGTAG
- the ftsZ gene encoding cell division protein FtsZ encodes MTPPHNYLAVIKVVGIGGGGVNAVNRMIEVGLKGVEFIAINTDAQALLMSDADVKLDVGRELTRGLGAGANPDVGKNAAEDHRDEIEEVLKGADMVFVTCGEGGGTGTGGAPVVANIARKLGALTIGVVTRPFSFEGKRRQVQAEAGIDELRNQCDTLIVIPNDRLLALGDRNISMMDAFRTADQVLLSGVQGITDLITTPGLINLDFADVKSVMSGAGSALMGIGSARGENRAVEAAEAAISSPLLEQSMDGARGVLLSIAGGSDLGLFEINDAAQLVTDAAHPDANIIFGAVIDDALGDEVRVTVIAAGFDGGTPAYKAAEPTRKTNQNQPTQPSTPVVSPAVPAPPQSPRRVLFDDVDVPDFLKNGS; translated from the coding sequence ATGACACCTCCGCACAACTACCTGGCGGTCATCAAGGTCGTCGGCATCGGGGGCGGCGGCGTCAACGCCGTCAACCGGATGATCGAGGTTGGGCTCAAGGGCGTCGAGTTCATCGCGATCAACACGGACGCGCAGGCGTTGCTGATGAGCGACGCCGACGTGAAGCTCGACGTCGGTCGCGAACTGACCCGGGGCCTCGGCGCCGGGGCCAACCCGGACGTCGGCAAGAACGCCGCCGAGGACCACCGCGACGAGATCGAGGAGGTGCTCAAGGGCGCCGACATGGTCTTCGTCACCTGCGGCGAGGGCGGCGGCACCGGCACCGGTGGCGCGCCGGTGGTGGCGAACATCGCCCGTAAGCTGGGCGCGCTGACCATCGGCGTGGTGACGCGCCCGTTCTCCTTCGAGGGCAAGCGCCGTCAGGTGCAGGCCGAGGCCGGCATCGACGAGCTGCGCAACCAGTGCGACACCCTGATCGTCATCCCCAACGACCGGCTGCTGGCCCTCGGCGACCGCAACATCAGCATGATGGACGCGTTCCGCACCGCCGACCAGGTGCTGCTCTCCGGTGTCCAGGGCATCACCGACCTGATCACCACGCCGGGTCTGATCAACCTGGACTTCGCGGACGTCAAGAGCGTGATGAGCGGCGCGGGCAGCGCGCTGATGGGCATCGGCAGCGCGCGCGGCGAGAACCGCGCCGTGGAGGCCGCCGAGGCGGCCATCTCCAGCCCGCTGCTGGAGCAGAGCATGGACGGCGCGCGAGGCGTGCTGCTCTCCATCGCGGGCGGCTCCGACCTGGGGCTGTTCGAGATCAACGACGCCGCTCAGCTGGTCACCGACGCGGCGCACCCGGACGCCAACATCATCTTCGGTGCGGTGATCGACGACGCCCTCGGTGACGAGGTGCGGGTGACCGTGATAGCCGCCGGCTTCGACGGTGGCACTCCGGCGTACAAGGCGGCCGAGCCGACGCGCAAGACCAACCAGAACCAGCCGACGCAGCCGAGCACCCCGGTCGTGTCGCCCGCCGTGCCGGCACCACCGCAGTCGCCGCGTCGGGTGCTGTTCGACGACGTCGACGTGCCCGACTTCCTCAAGAACGGGTCCTGA
- a CDS encoding cell division protein FtsQ/DivIB — protein MDGGGGRRPTRRWQLVRAGRDAVPASTRRFMARARRRRMRAALPWAVAGGVLALAGLVAWTLLGTGLFGVREMRVEGAELVTSVQVRDAAAVPDGAPLARVDLTELAARIGTLPPVERVTVHRDWPDGLVVRLTERTGVAVVPRGQQFDVIDAAGVAFRTVPQRPDGLPLLRLAAAGPDDPDTRAGLTVLGELTPELRGELTEVRVEGLARISVLLRDDRTVFWGDATRGADKARVATALLREEADRIDVSAPDVVTFR, from the coding sequence GTGGACGGCGGCGGAGGTCGCCGTCCCACCCGACGGTGGCAGCTGGTCCGGGCCGGCCGGGACGCGGTACCCGCCTCCACCCGGCGGTTCATGGCCCGGGCCCGGCGGCGGCGGATGCGCGCCGCGCTGCCCTGGGCGGTGGCCGGTGGCGTGCTGGCCCTCGCCGGTCTGGTCGCCTGGACGCTGCTCGGCACCGGCCTGTTCGGAGTACGCGAGATGCGGGTGGAGGGCGCCGAGCTGGTCACCTCCGTGCAGGTGCGGGACGCGGCCGCGGTGCCCGACGGCGCGCCGCTGGCCCGGGTGGACCTGACCGAGCTGGCGGCGCGGATCGGCACGCTGCCGCCGGTGGAGCGGGTCACCGTGCACCGGGACTGGCCGGACGGGCTGGTGGTGCGGCTGACGGAACGGACCGGTGTGGCGGTGGTGCCGCGCGGGCAGCAGTTCGACGTGATCGACGCGGCCGGGGTGGCGTTCCGGACGGTGCCGCAGCGCCCGGACGGCCTGCCGCTGCTGCGCCTGGCCGCCGCCGGGCCGGACGATCCGGACACCCGGGCGGGGCTGACGGTGCTCGGCGAGCTCACCCCAGAGTTGCGTGGTGAGCTGACCGAGGTCCGGGTGGAGGGGCTGGCCCGGATCAGTGTTCTGCTGCGTGACGACCGCACGGTGTTCTGGGGTGACGCGACACGCGGGGCGGACAAGGCCCGGGTCGCCACCGCGCTCCTACGCGAGGAGGCCGACCGGATCGACGTCAGCGCGCCGGACGTGGTCACCTTCCGGTGA